Genomic window (Cryptococcus deuterogattii R265 chromosome 7, complete sequence):
GTCAAGGCCCGAGTTCGTAACTCCATTTCGTACAGCTGCTATCCCGGCCAAACGATCCATGACCCCTAATGCACAAATTCAAACGAAGCCGTATAACCCTGTCTTCGATTTGACGAGTGAGTGATGTATATACAGACTGATGCTCATCCCCACAGTGCCATCAAAGCGATTATCCTTGAAGCAATATCATTTACATCCCCAGTACAACTCATATGAAGAACTTGCAGAAATGGGAATGTAAGTGAAGAATGATATAAAGTTGTTTGACTGATTTATAAAATTTATAAAAGCCCGAATGATATTTGTGCGATATCTCCTGCAACTGCTCAATATTATCGATTCTTATCCAATAACAACACCCATGTCGGCATAGATGAAGCCTTGGCAGCGATGCGTCGATGTGGATGTGCCTTTGTCACCCCAGAATGGACTAAGAATCATTGGGTGCAGATATTATGGAAATTGGCTGGTGAAGTTCAGGCGAAGCCAGATTTGCTTACAGAAAAATGGTCATGGGAAGAAGTCATATCACAGCTTAAATATCGGTGAGTATTACTCCTAATATATAGCATCTGACGGCCAGTTATGAGCGTGAATTTGGTGTCGCACAACGGCCACTTGTCAGGCGAATACTGGAGCGTGATTCATCCCCGAGCTTGCCCATGGTGCTATTCGTATCTGCAATTCATTCAGTCGATGGGAAAGATGGTTCTGTTGTTTCCCTTGAGTTGAGCGACGGGTGGTACTGCATCAATGGGCAAATTGATGACTGCCTCAAACGTGCAATAGATAAGGGAAAGATTGTCGTTGGACGCAAACTTGCTATCACAGGGGCAAAAGTGTGTTTAATAAGTCTTGACTACGCTGACTTGTTAGTTACAATCAAACAGCGAGGAAGCCGACGTTTTGGAAGCTCATAAGTCATGTCGGCTTGTCCTCTCCGGTAACTCTACATCTTTGGCCAGGTGGCATGCCCGATTAGGCATGCAATCACAACCATACGTTTCTGGCCTATCAAGTCTGTCAGTCGATGGTGGCATAATAACTCTAATGGACATTGTAATTGAACGACTTTTTCCCATTGCCTTCACAAATGGTGATCGTAATATCAGAGAGTCACcatgggatgaagaggaagagaaaagacgCCAGGACAAATGGAAGGTAGGTATTGTCTACAAAAGTTGTCATTGATATCTAGGAACAATATTGGTCGGAGCGGACAAGACTcatggaaaggaaagaaaaagagatcgAAAAACTCAGGGAACTCGGGATGCTTTTGATTCAGTACGCCGCTGAAACAAGTCCCTCTGGTTGTGAGCCGCCTCGTCGTTCATTTAATCCTATTGTACGTTATCTGAGCTGTTCATATCTATagggcaagaagaatcGTCCGATACTATGGAAAGTGAGTTCGAAGAGCTCCTTCATGCCAAAGACCTTCTATCCAGAGTGAGAAATTTTTCGTCACTTCAAATTTCACATCTCGCACATTATGCCCAGTTACGTCTGAGtagagagatggaagaatgcAGGATAGAAGTGGAAGCGGAATTGGAAGTAGGTCTTCgcagacgatgaagagaagctTACTGATCTCCGCAGACAATGTGTCCGCCTCGTGACGTTCGAGATTTTCGAATGATTAGATTCAAAGATGGCCAAGAGGGACGTCGGGAGGCATTTCGCAGAGGCATGTTGAGTGTGTGGGATGCCAGAGCTTTAGGGTCCACTACACtaaaagaagggaagcgCTACCTTGTGAGTAGGGATTGTTTTACGTGATGAATAGTATGCCTACCTCATCTTAATACAAGGTATCAAACTTGGTCCCaggaaaaagtggagaTTGGAGAGTTGGACGAGGGCGACCTGGTATGGCAGAAGTTTATCTGCATACCCGAAGAGACTCCCGTTGGATCGCCCTGCAATGCTAGCTTTTTCAGTATAAGCGGGCGTTTTGAATACTGATTTGTCATGAGTCACCACCACATGTACACTGTCCATAGTCTAGAGTCATCGCATGTATAATTGCACTGATCCAGAGCGGCAAAACATCGTTCACACATTTCCATACTAACAATTCATGTACTATGCAGATACAATCTGTATATCTTTGGTGTTGctataaaaaaaaaatcatagAGAGTGTACAAGATATTCTTCCTTGTATAAGCCTTGGCAACGTAGGAACTGTCAGAGAATGAGAGTACGAAGTAGTTTTGCGCATGTGGCAGACGGTACTTCGTAGTCAATGTATGCATCTGTTCCTTTtaacttcttccttgcaCTTCCCTTCTTACAAACTCTATCTACTTTTCAGAATAACGAGACTTTTCAGCCACCagctttttgctttttaGAGcttgggaggagggggcTGGAAGGAAGCGCCCTATATATCTTTTTGTTAGACGTCATGCAATAAAAGTCGATTCAATAACGTACCTTTTCAATGCTTGGGCCGAGTTCCTTCACAGCAGCGGCAAGAAGAGTCTTCTCAGCCTCGTCGATCTTACCGATAGGCAAAATCTTCTCAATACCATTGGGCTGTAAGTAAAGAGTCAGTAAACTTCAAACAAAGCTGCTAAATAGCACTGACTCCAAGCTCCACGTTGACGGAGAAGTAGTCGAGGGCGGCgccaatctccttcttgatttCCTTACCACCGTCGTCGGCACCCAAGAAAACATAGGACTGCACGACCTTGCCCTTTTGGCTCCCGTACGCGGCCTGCAATACGAACTCGGCGAACTCAGCGCCAGCTGGAGAGTTTGATTAGCAATGATATCCTTGCAAACGTAACTGCGACCGCTTACCTTGAGCCATGGAGAGGGTGGCAGAACCGGCACCGTCTGAAGATGGTTGGATTAGCATTTCACAATTGTAAACAGAGATAAGCAATTAACCCTTTGCCTTGACCACTTCGTCGCCGCCGAATTGGATTCGGTGGACAAGCGCATCACGCTTCTCCTTATCGCTTAGAATTGCGTCCTACGACGGCGCGATAAGTATATGCTGAATAACCAAACGTCTTAAAAGGCGTACGATAGAGGGCTTGGCCTGAGACAACAAGGGCAAAATAGTGGCACCAGAGTGGCCTCCAACGACAGGCACGGAATACTTTGCAGCATCTTTAGGCTTGCCAACCACAGAGGCAACGAAGGTAGAAGCTCGAACAACGTCCAAGTGGCTCACACCAAAGAGCCTATAGAGCATCAGATATAAGCTCCGCTCCTGTTGTTTCAACGATGAGATCTTACTTCTTTGGGTTAAAAACACCAGCCTTTTTGAGTGTCTCAGCGAAGACGGGAACGGTGGAATTGACGGggttggagatgacaaGAATAAAGGCCTCAGGGCACGCATTGGCGATAGACTGGGCAAGGGTCGCACAGATGCCAGCGTTTATCTACGTCACGTCGTTACGGACAATGAGCCTGGTTTCACTTGGGATACAAGTTATACTCACGTTCTAAGAGTAAACGACATGTCAGTTTCGGGTAGACAATATTGATCAAGATCTACTCACAAAAAGGTCATCCCTGGTCATACCGGGCTTCCTGGGAACACCAGCAGGAATGACAACGATATCAGCACCCTTGAGGGCCTTCTCAGCTCCATTGTCGGGAGGGAGGAAACCGGCGACTTGGGCAGGAGTAGCGATGTGCGACAAATCGGTGGCCACCTTACATACAAGGGTTAGCGGGGTTCGCATCTCCAAGCAAGCTTGCTTTCTTCAAAgcagaaaggaaaaagatggGGCACTTACACCAGGCGCATTGACAACGTCGTAGAGACTGAGCTCAGTGATGAGAgggttgagcttgagcaagagggagaggggtTGACCGATACCGCCTAcgagatggtgaaggtCAGTAATATGTTCTGGTCTGGCAAAATGCACGTGACGGTGGATGCTGGGGACGCCGTgttggggaaggaaggatggatgCTCACCGGCAGCACCGCAAACGACAGCCTTGACCATGTTGGATGATTGGATCTATAAATGCTGTCCGATGTCAGCTGGATGTGAGCGGGGGAGTGCGCCGAAGGGAGTACTGACTAGGGGTCTCAgaggaaaacaaaaatggaTCGAGAGCTGGGATGAGAGAAGGTTTGGATGAGAAAGCAAGCCTTAAGTGGGCGAGGGGAGAAGCGCAGGTGATGTATCCGCAACGCGTTGCCCGGTCCGAAGCGGCGTTCGCTCCTTCTATGGGGACTTGGCCCGGTGCCCCACATCGGCTAAGCCCTCCAGCCAACCAcatttcatctttcacACTTATGTAAACAACTCTCCCTTAAAACTCCGATCTCCGGATCTTCTTTCGTACGGACATCTCCCACCACGAACATCTTATCCCCGGACTTACAAAACGGCATGCAGAGGCAGTCTTATACGTCGCTCAAAATGACCAATATGAATAACAATTAAAGCATCACCGGAGAACTGACTGATACAGAAAATATCATAGCTGGCTTCTTACATGAAGCATGTTCAGTACATCGATGCATGTAGAAAAACCCCATGAACGCTTGCGGCAACAGCAAGTACTGATAAAACAATCACGATCGGACGCCTCGAAATTAAAACTTGAACTTTTcggccttttcttttcctcgtttttcatccttcctcgccctcttcttcatctcacCAGACACAACATCGTCGAAACCGCTTCTATCGGCTTCAGCCCCTGGGACGTAGACTCGGTTCTGTTGAGCTTTAGAAGCTTCGTACTTGGCCCGAAGTTGCTCCTGTGTGAGTTCCTCATCGGTGTCGATAGAAATATCAACGTCCCCTGCTTTACGCTACAGTCATTCAATGATATGTCAGGTGGCAGATATCTACAACTGACGAGCGGGACTTACCTTTCGGCCGCTATCTTCGGCACCCAACACTGCAAGTCCACTACCCTTACTCGCGCCGCCGATATCATAAGCTGTCGAACTTCCCATAATGCCCCGGGAGGTGGTTTCCCTCTCAGGGATGACTTGGTACAGCTCCTTGGGTCTAGATGGAACATCCTCCGCCTGAGCTCTGGTGTTCTTTCGAAGGTCCATGAAATCAGGGGTTTCAAGACCGCCAGGTACTGTGGACACGACAGAATTGTAACCTGAAGGCGTTGCCAAAC
Coding sequences:
- a CDS encoding malate dehydrogenase NAD-dependent; the protein is MVKAVVCGAAGGIGQPLSLLLKLNPLITELSLYDVVNAPGVATDLSHIATPAQVAGFLPPDNGAEKALKGADIVVIPAGVPRKPGMTRDDLFNINAGICATLAQSIANACPEAFILVISNPVNSTVPVFAETLKKAGVFNPKKLFGVSHLDVVRASTFVASVVGKPKDAAKYSVPVVGGHSGATILPLLSQAKPSIDAILSDKEKRDALVHRIQFGGDEVVKAKDGAGSATLSMAQAGAEFAEFVLQAAYGSQKGKVVQSYVFLGADDGGKEIKKEIGAALDYFSVNVELGPNGIEKILPIGKIDEAEKTLLAAAVKELGPSIEKGASFQPPPPKL
- a CDS encoding breast cancer 2 susceptibility protein — protein: MPTAPSIPPDLNSCASLVSPNDIAQQDIDDLLSGITAEDLDDFASTENENRREDGPGTAERITAADLNSSLVNAEESFSGFSTATGKTIAPPSKAALEKAKRLWHQMGEDGEIEVLAANSPAKHQRVNVSVEDKPTTPLAGFQTGQGAPVPSLSSAHSKKAPMIFQEGLTLNNPSISSSSMISVIPEPQPGTSPTDLRMGFQTGRGATIAEPSSSARRKALNMFAEIESTADCLLDITSAPDEFQSGVPSSFLLASAKSAPTPNRSSVAKVMSLFPDVESSPSPQPTPSQPLRSSAQHQLPASQPSTPLRKPLMTTTDTYLSKAKSNAIKTPVTGRRRIGLGVKSTGQRSRPEFVTPFRTAAIPAKRSMTPNAQIQTKPYNPVFDLTMPSKRLSLKQYHLHPQYNSYEELAEMGIPNDICAISPATAQYYRFLSNNNTHVGIDEALAAMRRCGCAFVTPEWTKNHWVQILWKLAGEVQAKPDLLTEKWSWEEVISQLKYRRILERDSSPSLPMVLFVSAIHSVDGKDGSVVSLELSDGWYCINGQIDDCLKRAIDKGKIVVGRKLAITGAKLQSNSEEADVLEAHKSCRLVLSGNSTSLARWHARLGMQSQPYVSGLSSLSVDGGIITLMDIVIERLFPIAFTNGDRNIRESPWDEEEEKRRQDKWKYAAETSPSGWQEESSDTMESEFEELLHAKDLLSRVRNFSSLQISHLAHYAQLRLSREMEECRIEVEAELETMCPPRDVRDFRMIRFKDGQEGRREAFRRGMLSVWDARALGSTTLKEGKRYLVSNLVPGKSGDWRVGRGRPGMAEVYLHTRRDSRWIALQC